In candidate division KSB1 bacterium, one DNA window encodes the following:
- a CDS encoding TonB-dependent receptor, whose product MSFARFFRHSSAQPRRGALVLFLVLVTVGCAWPYGTITGRVRDAETGEALPGANVLITRTLLGASADANGRYQITRVPAGSYTVSASLIGYSTQRITIAVMDDSTLVLDLALRATAIPFDQVIVTGSRQAEELHAAAHSVSVLPSSEIRQRNRFRIDEALQSVPAVQLIGENVSVRGGTGYSLLGLGGSRVLMLIDDVPVLTSDLGRANWDLLPVTEVERVEVLKGAASVLYGSGGISGVVNVMTREPAQTPRFSFRQSAGIYDNPSVPEWRWTDRMLHFSRSDVSYTNVLGRLGFRLAVSRHTSTSDRENGDFSRWYFSSKSVLQLPDDSNLRLFLTYNRDARGFSLFWKEQNHALNTDFHDRINVDGFAASAIYNKLFNPVLAFKARLSYNAQLIGLPFNLSKDFKPALGWSGELQGNWLPHSNHNLTFGVDYRRDMVESKYYGEHQASAVSPYLQETWKLSGVWQLSVGARYDHYVLVGDSAETQISPKVGFSYTPLPNTILHASLGRGFRAPSIAERFSESQPGDNVRLFSNPVLKPERSTLIDAGVRQRFGERLSAEVTVFSNDYYDLIELLSISTQRLELQFRNLTHARVQGVEAEVHLRFWRNRLGLRGHVTYLDSRSLVADPLYNLEIDEALPYRPRWSTFVSPAVHLGPWTFEADYRHASRFEQVSFFAGDERVPQKVLDLRVRYTWRQFALLLQVKNAINYNYTVVERNLSEIRNFSLSLSGEW is encoded by the coding sequence ATGTCATTCGCTCGCTTCTTTCGTCACTCATCTGCCCAACCCCGCCGCGGCGCGCTTGTTTTGTTCCTGGTACTTGTCACGGTGGGTTGCGCATGGCCCTACGGCACCATCACCGGCCGGGTGCGCGATGCGGAAACCGGCGAGGCGTTGCCGGGCGCCAATGTGCTGATCACCCGCACGCTCCTGGGCGCCAGCGCCGATGCCAACGGCCGCTACCAAATCACGCGGGTGCCGGCCGGCTCCTACACGGTGAGTGCTTCACTCATCGGCTACAGCACGCAGCGCATCACCATTGCCGTGATGGATGACTCGACCCTGGTGTTGGATCTTGCGCTGCGCGCGACGGCGATCCCCTTCGACCAGGTCATCGTCACCGGTTCGCGCCAGGCCGAGGAGCTGCACGCGGCAGCACACAGCGTGAGCGTGCTGCCCAGTTCCGAGATCCGCCAGCGCAACCGCTTTCGCATCGATGAGGCGCTGCAAAGCGTTCCTGCGGTGCAGCTCATCGGGGAAAACGTCAGTGTGCGCGGGGGCACCGGCTACAGCTTGCTCGGCCTGGGCGGCAGTCGGGTTTTGATGTTGATTGACGACGTGCCCGTGCTCACCAGTGATCTCGGCCGCGCCAACTGGGATTTGCTGCCGGTCACCGAGGTCGAGCGCGTCGAAGTTCTCAAAGGCGCGGCCTCGGTGCTCTATGGTTCGGGCGGCATCAGCGGCGTGGTGAACGTGATGACGCGTGAGCCGGCCCAAACGCCGCGGTTCTCCTTCCGTCAGAGTGCCGGCATCTATGATAATCCATCCGTGCCGGAATGGCGCTGGACCGACCGCATGCTCCATTTCAGCCGCAGCGATGTGAGCTACACCAACGTGCTCGGCCGCCTGGGCTTCCGGCTGGCGGTCTCGCGCCACACCTCCACCAGCGACCGCGAGAACGGGGATTTCAGCCGCTGGTACTTCAGCAGCAAGTCGGTGCTGCAGTTGCCCGACGATTCCAATCTGCGCCTGTTTCTCACCTACAACCGGGATGCGCGCGGCTTTTCTCTCTTTTGGAAGGAACAGAATCATGCCTTGAACACCGATTTTCATGATCGCATCAATGTCGACGGCTTCGCCGCCTCCGCCATCTACAACAAATTGTTCAATCCCGTGCTGGCCTTCAAGGCCCGGCTTTCCTACAATGCCCAGCTCATCGGCCTGCCCTTCAACCTGTCCAAGGATTTCAAGCCCGCGCTGGGCTGGAGCGGCGAGCTGCAGGGCAACTGGCTGCCGCACAGCAATCACAACCTCACCTTCGGGGTGGATTACCGCCGCGACATGGTGGAGTCGAAGTATTACGGCGAACACCAGGCCAGCGCGGTGTCGCCCTATTTGCAGGAAACGTGGAAGCTCTCCGGTGTGTGGCAGTTGAGCGTGGGCGCGCGCTATGATCACTATGTGCTGGTGGGCGATTCGGCGGAAACGCAAATCAGCCCCAAGGTCGGCTTCAGCTACACGCCGCTGCCCAACACCATTCTGCACGCCTCGCTGGGCCGCGGTTTTCGCGCGCCCTCCATTGCCGAGCGTTTCAGCGAGAGCCAGCCCGGCGACAATGTGCGGCTGTTCAGCAACCCCGTGCTCAAGCCCGAGCGTTCGACCCTGATCGATGCGGGTGTGCGCCAGCGCTTCGGGGAGAGGCTCTCCGCCGAGGTGACGGTGTTTTCCAACGATTATTACGATCTCATCGAGTTGCTGTCGATCAGCACGCAGCGGCTGGAATTGCAGTTTCGCAACCTGACGCATGCGCGCGTGCAGGGCGTGGAGGCGGAGGTCCATCTGCGCTTCTGGCGCAACCGTCTGGGGCTGCGCGGCCATGTCACCTATCTGGATTCCCGCAGTCTGGTGGCGGATCCCTTGTACAATCTCGAAATTGATGAAGCCCTGCCTTATCGCCCGCGCTGGAGCACATTCGTCTCGCCGGCAGTGCATCTCGGGCCGTGGACGTTCGAGGCGGATTATCGCCATGCTTCCCGTTTCGAGCAGGTTTCCTTTTTTGCCGGGGATGAGCGCGTGCCGCAGAAAGTGCTGGATCTGCGCGTCCGCTACACCTGGCGGCAATTCGCACTGCTGCTGCAGGTCAAAAACGCGATCAACTACAACTACACCGTGGTGGAACGCAATCTGAGTGAGATTCGCAATTTCTCGCTGTCGCTTTCCGGCGAGTGGTGA
- a CDS encoding M20 family metallopeptidase, with the protein MKTTIANLTEQHLPDFIRARRHLHQHPELSWQERETSRFIRHWLEECGIELRIAKDFYATLGIIRGKQAGPVVGLRADIDALPIMETSEVPYRSHNPGVMHACGHDGHTAVLLGTARVLARLREQLPGTVVCVFQPAEENGGGGRKLIASGLLEDLGIQAFFGLHAWPYLPVGTIGVRHGEMMAAIDDFKIVVQGKSGHAAHPLAAIDPVWISAQIINAVQGLVTRERHGADPVVISIATIHGGTADNVIPAQVEMTGTMRTLKPETRERMNRRLVELVQSVARAFGGAAQVELEPGYPSLINDERMVRLVVKAATDLLGAHHVIFLDEPSMGGEDFAYYLQKYSGAFFRLGVGPRPALHADSFDFNDEALAIGVNMMAGVAVDFLRGRPAENT; encoded by the coding sequence ATGAAGACCACCATCGCCAACCTCACAGAGCAACACCTCCCCGATTTCATTCGCGCCCGCCGGCACCTCCACCAACACCCCGAGTTGAGCTGGCAGGAGCGCGAGACCAGCCGTTTCATCCGCCACTGGCTGGAGGAATGCGGCATTGAATTGCGCATCGCGAAGGATTTCTACGCGACCCTCGGCATCATTCGCGGCAAGCAAGCCGGCCCGGTGGTGGGCCTGCGCGCCGACATTGACGCGCTGCCCATCATGGAAACCAGCGAAGTGCCGTATCGCTCGCACAATCCCGGCGTGATGCACGCCTGCGGCCACGACGGCCACACGGCGGTGCTGCTGGGCACGGCCCGCGTGCTGGCCCGACTGCGCGAGCAACTTCCGGGCACGGTGGTGTGTGTGTTTCAACCCGCGGAGGAAAACGGCGGTGGCGGCCGCAAACTGATTGCCTCCGGCCTGCTCGAGGATCTCGGCATTCAAGCGTTTTTCGGTTTGCATGCCTGGCCCTATCTGCCGGTCGGTACGATCGGGGTGCGCCACGGCGAAATGATGGCGGCGATCGATGATTTCAAGATCGTGGTCCAGGGCAAATCCGGGCATGCCGCTCATCCGCTGGCCGCCATCGATCCGGTGTGGATTTCGGCGCAAATCATCAATGCGGTGCAGGGCCTGGTGACGCGCGAACGCCACGGTGCCGATCCCGTGGTCATCAGCATTGCGACGATTCACGGCGGCACGGCGGACAATGTCATCCCCGCGCAAGTCGAGATGACCGGCACCATGCGCACCCTCAAACCGGAAACGCGCGAGCGCATGAACCGGCGTCTGGTCGAGCTGGTGCAAAGTGTCGCGCGGGCGTTTGGCGGTGCCGCACAGGTGGAACTCGAACCGGGCTATCCTTCGTTGATCAATGATGAACGCATGGTGCGCCTGGTGGTCAAGGCCGCCACGGACTTGCTGGGCGCACACCACGTCATCTTTCTGGACGAACCGAGCATGGGCGGCGAGGATTTCGCCTACTATCTGCAGAAGTATTCCGGCGCCTTCTTTCGTCTGGGCGTCGGGCCGCGGCCGGCGTTGCATGCGGATTCCTTCGATTTCAATGATGAAGCGCTGGCCATCGGCGTCAACATGATGGCGGGCGTGGCGGTTGATTTTCTCCGCGGCCGCCCGGCAGAAAACACTTGA
- the carB gene encoding carbamoyl-phosphate synthase (glutamine-hydrolyzing) large subunit — MPPRPRKVIILGSAALKIGEAGEFDYSGSQAIKALKQEGIQTILINPNIATIQTSEHLADRVYFLPVNPYFVEQVIARERPDGILLGFGGQTALNCGLALARDQVFEKYEVRVLGTPISVINDTEDRHLFAERLREIGVKVPRSVAVGSPREARRVAEEIGYPVMIRIAFALGGLGSGLCTTPEEVAELAEKALSYTGQILVEEYLKGWKEIEYEVVRDSFDNCITVCNMENFDPMGIHTGESIVVAPSQTLSNAEYHKLREIAIRTIRHLGIVGECNIQYALDPASEDYRVIEVNARLSRSSALASKATGYPLAFVAAKLALGCSLVDLKNAITQTTMACFEPALDYVVVKIPRWDLKKFRKVSKRIGSGMKSVGEVMAIGRCFEEALQKALRMLDIGVHGLLGNDHLTFEDLDDALSNPTDERVFAIPLALAQGYSIERIHELTHIDKWFLYKIKNLLEVAGHLRVYAGGICPRGVLEKAKKTGFSDAQIARLLHTNEEDVRSMRKNYGLSPCIKQIDTLAAEYPAQTNFLYLTYNGSSSDVTASGRQAVMVLGSGVYRIGSSVEFDWCCVNAVMTLKRLGYRTIMINYNPETVSTDYDECDRLYFEELSLETIAEIYAKEQPLGVIIAMGGQTPNNLALQLQQAGITVLGTSPQQIDMAEDRHKFSQLLDRLGIDQPEWRELNSLAEAKAFAARVHYPVVVRPSYVLSGSAMAVASNDAELEKFLGKATTVSREHPVVLSKYIENAKEIEIDAVAANGELIVYAISEHIENAGVHSGDATLVLPPQFTYLETIRRIRTIARKIAAALKITGPFNIQFVARANEVKVIECNLRASRSFPFVSKVYRLNFIDLATRAIMGEPLDRVDKSFLDMEYVGVKAPQFSFTRLSGADPTLGVEMSSTGEVGCLGDDFEEAFLKAMLSVGNRLPVRTVLLSTGPIEQKAEFVPAARALQEHGIKLYATAGTAAFMRQAGVETEMLHWPLEKASPNVLEYLAGRKIDLVINIPKNFQEEELNNDYIIRRKAVDFAIPLITEVQLAKRFAQALVHKRLGDLQIKSWEEYGK; from the coding sequence ATGCCACCACGCCCCCGCAAAGTCATCATCCTGGGCAGCGCCGCCTTGAAGATCGGCGAGGCCGGTGAATTCGATTATTCCGGCAGCCAGGCGATCAAGGCACTGAAACAGGAGGGTATTCAAACCATCCTGATCAATCCCAACATTGCCACGATTCAGACCTCCGAGCATCTTGCCGATCGCGTCTACTTTCTGCCAGTCAACCCCTATTTTGTCGAACAGGTCATTGCGCGGGAGCGGCCGGACGGCATTTTGCTGGGCTTTGGCGGTCAAACCGCGCTCAATTGCGGTTTGGCACTCGCCCGCGACCAGGTTTTCGAAAAGTACGAGGTGCGCGTGCTGGGCACCCCGATTTCAGTCATCAACGACACCGAGGACCGGCATTTGTTCGCCGAGCGGCTGCGCGAGATTGGCGTGAAAGTGCCGCGCAGCGTGGCGGTTGGCTCGCCGCGCGAGGCGCGGCGCGTGGCGGAGGAGATCGGCTATCCCGTCATGATTCGCATCGCCTTTGCGCTCGGCGGCCTGGGCTCCGGTTTGTGCACCACCCCGGAGGAGGTGGCGGAGCTGGCGGAGAAGGCGCTGAGCTATACCGGTCAAATTCTCGTGGAGGAATATCTCAAGGGCTGGAAGGAGATCGAATACGAGGTCGTGCGCGACAGTTTCGACAACTGCATCACGGTGTGCAACATGGAGAACTTCGACCCCATGGGGATTCACACCGGCGAGAGCATCGTGGTCGCGCCCAGCCAGACCCTGAGCAACGCCGAATATCACAAGCTGCGCGAAATCGCGATCCGCACCATTCGCCATCTCGGCATCGTCGGCGAGTGCAACATTCAATATGCGCTCGACCCCGCCTCCGAGGATTACCGGGTGATCGAGGTGAACGCGCGCCTGTCGCGCAGCTCGGCGCTGGCCTCGAAAGCCACCGGTTATCCGCTGGCGTTCGTGGCCGCGAAACTGGCACTGGGCTGCAGCCTGGTCGATTTGAAGAACGCCATCACCCAAACCACCATGGCCTGTTTCGAACCGGCGCTGGACTATGTCGTGGTCAAGATTCCCCGCTGGGATTTGAAGAAGTTTCGCAAAGTCTCCAAGCGCATCGGCTCGGGCATGAAATCGGTCGGCGAAGTGATGGCCATCGGCCGCTGTTTCGAAGAAGCGCTGCAAAAAGCGCTGCGCATGCTCGACATCGGGGTGCATGGCTTGCTGGGCAACGATCATTTAACCTTCGAGGATCTTGATGATGCGCTCAGCAATCCCACCGACGAGCGCGTGTTCGCCATTCCGCTGGCGCTGGCGCAGGGCTACAGCATCGAACGCATTCACGAGCTGACGCACATCGACAAGTGGTTTCTCTACAAGATCAAAAACCTGCTGGAGGTGGCCGGGCATCTGCGCGTCTATGCCGGCGGCATCTGCCCGCGCGGCGTGCTGGAAAAGGCCAAGAAAACCGGGTTCTCCGATGCACAGATTGCCCGGTTGCTCCACACCAACGAAGAGGATGTGCGCAGCATGCGCAAGAACTATGGCCTCTCGCCCTGCATCAAGCAAATCGACACGCTGGCGGCGGAATATCCGGCGCAGACCAATTTTCTTTATCTCACCTACAACGGCAGCAGCAGCGACGTCACGGCCAGCGGCCGGCAGGCGGTGATGGTGCTGGGGTCGGGGGTGTACCGCATCGGCAGCTCGGTGGAATTCGACTGGTGTTGCGTCAACGCGGTCATGACGTTGAAGCGGCTCGGCTATCGCACCATCATGATCAACTACAACCCGGAAACCGTCAGCACCGACTACGATGAATGCGACCGGCTGTATTTCGAAGAGTTGAGCCTGGAGACCATTGCCGAGATCTACGCCAAGGAGCAGCCGCTTGGCGTCATTATCGCGATGGGTGGGCAAACCCCCAACAATCTCGCCCTGCAGTTGCAGCAGGCCGGCATCACCGTGCTCGGCACCTCGCCGCAACAGATCGACATGGCGGAGGACCGGCACAAATTTTCGCAGTTGCTCGACCGGCTGGGCATCGACCAGCCCGAGTGGCGCGAGTTGAATTCGCTGGCGGAAGCCAAGGCCTTTGCCGCGCGCGTGCATTATCCGGTGGTGGTGCGGCCCTCCTATGTGTTGAGCGGATCGGCGATGGCCGTGGCCTCCAATGACGCCGAGCTGGAGAAATTCCTCGGCAAGGCGACCACCGTCTCGCGCGAACATCCGGTGGTGTTGAGCAAATACATCGAAAATGCCAAGGAGATCGAGATCGACGCGGTGGCGGCCAATGGCGAGCTGATTGTCTACGCCATTTCCGAACACATCGAGAATGCCGGCGTGCACTCCGGTGATGCCACGCTGGTCCTGCCGCCGCAATTCACCTACCTCGAGACCATCCGCCGGATTCGCACGATTGCACGCAAAATCGCCGCGGCCCTGAAAATCACCGGGCCGTTCAACATTCAATTCGTGGCACGTGCCAATGAAGTCAAAGTGATCGAGTGCAACCTGCGCGCCTCACGCAGCTTTCCGTTTGTCTCGAAAGTCTACCGCCTGAATTTCATTGACCTCGCCACGCGCGCGATCATGGGCGAACCTCTCGACAGGGTCGACAAATCGTTTTTGGACATGGAATACGTGGGGGTGAAGGCGCCGCAGTTTTCCTTCACCCGGCTCTCAGGCGCGGATCCCACCCTGGGCGTGGAGATGAGCTCGACCGGCGAAGTCGGCTGCCTGGGCGATGATTTCGAAGAGGCGTTTTTGAAGGCGATGCTGTCGGTGGGCAACCGGCTGCCGGTGCGCACGGTGCTGCTCTCCACCGGCCCGATCGAGCAAAAGGCGGAGTTCGTGCCGGCGGCGCGCGCCCTGCAGGAACATGGCATCAAGCTTTACGCCACCGCCGGCACCGCGGCATTCATGCGCCAGGCCGGTGTGGAAACCGAAATGCTGCACTGGCCGCTGGAAAAGGCCAGCCCCAACGTGCTGGAGTATCTTGCCGGTCGCAAGATCGATCTCGTCATCAACATTCCCAAAAACTTCCAGGAGGAGGAGCTGAACAACGATTACATCATCCGCCGCAAAGCCGTCGATTTCGCCATCCCACTGATCACCGAAGTGCAGTTGGCCAAGCGTTTCGCCCAGGCGCTGGTGCACAAACGACTGGGTGATTTGCAAATCAAAAGTTGGGAGGAGTACGGCAAGTGA
- a CDS encoding L,D-transpeptidase family protein: MLSSTKNSAMPPGNTPLPAACRQMILVLAPSFSATQGTLYKFQRRDSSAAWERVAQAVPVIFGRGGLGWGRGLHPEQPVDEPHKHEGDGRSPAGVFRLGTAFGFPPAAALQPLRMPYQQITATLECVDDPDSRYYNTLADRTHVNADWHSSEKMLRVKVDYHLGVFVAHNTAPVKAGGGSCIFLHVWGKVVEPTAGCTAMEGKEMEKIIKWLDAGQEPVLVQLPVEAYHRLQAAWRLPAVE, from the coding sequence ATGCTGTCCAGCACAAAAAACTCCGCCATGCCGCCCGGGAATACGCCGCTTCCCGCCGCCTGCCGGCAAATGATCCTCGTGCTGGCACCTTCTTTTTCGGCGACGCAGGGAACACTCTACAAATTTCAGCGCCGGGATTCGAGCGCAGCTTGGGAGCGTGTCGCCCAGGCGGTTCCGGTCATTTTCGGCCGCGGAGGATTGGGGTGGGGCAGGGGGCTGCATCCGGAGCAACCAGTGGATGAACCCCACAAACACGAGGGCGATGGCCGCAGCCCGGCCGGAGTGTTCCGACTCGGCACCGCCTTCGGCTTTCCCCCGGCAGCAGCATTGCAACCGCTGCGCATGCCCTATCAGCAAATCACGGCGACGCTGGAATGCGTCGACGATCCCGACTCACGATACTACAACACCCTCGCCGACCGCACGCACGTGAATGCCGACTGGCATTCCTCCGAGAAGATGTTACGGGTCAAAGTCGATTATCACCTTGGGGTTTTTGTGGCGCACAACACGGCGCCGGTAAAAGCCGGTGGCGGCTCCTGCATCTTTCTGCATGTTTGGGGCAAAGTGGTGGAGCCAACCGCCGGTTGCACCGCAATGGAGGGGAAGGAAATGGAGAAGATCATCAAATGGCTTGATGCCGGGCAGGAGCCTGTGCTGGTGCAATTGCCGGTCGAGGCCTATCACCGGCTGCAGGCGGCGTGGCGCCTGCCTGCGGTTGAGTGA
- a CDS encoding MerC domain-containing protein yields the protein MTAKSISHYLDSIGTLASTACAVHCLLTPLVIGLLPLLGIGFLAADWFEDLAVTAAICLGVISMIHGYHHHRQFRVVGILMSGIILLVTGRWIAADISQVAETSLVVAGGMAVACAHWVNRRLCQTCTACQHTS from the coding sequence ATGACCGCGAAGAGTATCTCACACTACCTCGATTCCATCGGCACGCTGGCTTCCACCGCGTGCGCTGTGCATTGCCTGCTGACACCGCTGGTGATCGGTCTGCTGCCGCTGTTGGGGATCGGTTTTCTTGCGGCCGACTGGTTCGAAGATCTCGCGGTGACCGCTGCCATTTGCCTGGGGGTGATCTCGATGATTCACGGCTACCACCATCACCGCCAGTTTCGCGTGGTGGGAATTCTCATGAGCGGCATCATTTTGCTGGTGACCGGCCGCTGGATCGCCGCCGACATTTCGCAAGTGGCGGAAACGAGCTTGGTCGTGGCGGGTGGCATGGCAGTGGCATGTGCGCATTGGGTAAACCGGCGTCTGTGTCAAACCTGTACGGCCTGCCAGCACACCTCGTGA
- a CDS encoding Trm112 family protein, which yields MDQELINILCCPQSKVPVELLSSEELARLNRAIAAGKIKQVDGTPVKKPISEALITRDRKTIYRVDDGIPVMLIEQGIPAAQLEGAGKTT from the coding sequence ATGGATCAGGAACTCATCAACATTCTTTGCTGCCCGCAGTCGAAAGTGCCGGTGGAGTTGTTGTCGAGCGAGGAGCTCGCACGGCTGAATCGCGCCATTGCGGCCGGCAAGATCAAGCAGGTCGATGGCACCCCCGTCAAGAAGCCCATCAGCGAAGCATTGATCACGCGTGATCGCAAGACCATTTATCGTGTCGACGATGGCATCCCGGTGATGTTGATCGAGCAGGGCATCCCCGCGGCACAACTCGAGGGCGCCGGCAAAACCACCTGA
- the lgt gene encoding prolipoprotein diacylglyceryl transferase — MDKYFVHDWSPYLWQFQMGPLSGITWYGLMYVFGFLAGYLLLARLYHRGFLPLPDDERLQELLTYCILGVLIGGRLGHVLFYSPGYYLLHPAEIPALWRGGMASHGGIAGVLAALVLFSRKHQVPLLALCDSATMAATPGLFFGRLGNFINGEMPGKVTGVPWAVIFARNAEAGMLPRHPVQIYQALTEGLLLFLILWFLVPPGRFKRGFHTAVFLIGYSVLRIGTEFFRETSPELAAPLGGGITQGQLLSFVMLVCGAIVLWYTQKKPAQNAIPTGRKLPGRG, encoded by the coding sequence TTGGACAAATACTTTGTGCATGACTGGAGCCCCTACCTCTGGCAATTCCAAATGGGGCCGCTGTCCGGCATTACATGGTACGGCCTGATGTACGTCTTCGGCTTTCTCGCCGGTTACCTGCTGCTGGCACGTCTGTACCATCGCGGCTTTCTGCCGCTGCCGGATGACGAGCGTCTGCAGGAGCTGCTCACTTATTGCATTCTCGGGGTGCTGATCGGCGGACGGCTGGGGCACGTGTTGTTTTACAGCCCGGGCTACTATCTTCTCCATCCAGCGGAGATTCCCGCGCTCTGGCGCGGCGGCATGGCGAGCCACGGCGGCATCGCCGGTGTGCTGGCGGCACTGGTGCTGTTCAGCCGCAAGCACCAGGTGCCCCTGCTTGCACTTTGTGACAGTGCCACAATGGCCGCCACGCCGGGATTGTTCTTCGGCCGGTTGGGCAATTTCATCAACGGTGAAATGCCGGGAAAAGTGACCGGTGTGCCGTGGGCGGTGATCTTCGCGCGCAATGCCGAAGCCGGGATGCTGCCGCGCCACCCGGTGCAAATCTACCAGGCGCTCACCGAGGGCCTGCTGCTGTTTCTCATCCTGTGGTTTCTGGTGCCACCTGGCCGGTTCAAGCGAGGCTTTCACACGGCGGTTTTTCTGATTGGTTATTCGGTTTTGCGCATCGGCACGGAGTTCTTTCGGGAGACCTCACCGGAGTTGGCTGCGCCGCTCGGTGGCGGGATCACCCAGGGCCAGTTGCTCTCTTTCGTGATGCTGGTCTGCGGAGCAATTGTGCTCTGGTACACACAGAAGAAGCCGGCGCAGAATGCCATTCCAACAGGACGGAAGCTGCCCGGGCGCGGTTGA
- a CDS encoding sensor domain-containing diguanylate cyclase, whose product MAKISKPSSVDRKPDGVSPARRGSPGGRDSLFLEYYCLYRIAATLTEETDVDRTAREVKRIVRESFPAQQFCLALLDRKQQELYIKSHFGFTRAQAQTAHFPLQRDNIFGLVMHRRRLIHLPDLNTAAAIDYHPGHRHRRGAFLALPLLGTTHQPLGVLSLYRSKPASFATREIELLQKIANQTGQVIEKIHVYHETRELSITDELTGAFNRRYFNQRYETEFMRALRYNRPLSVIMLDIDHFKKFNDTHGHLLGDKVLKMVAQVLEGSLRKADLLARYGGEEFVIVLPEINKEKGRKVAEKLRRAIERTIFPKAETQPLGQITISLGLASFPEDTEEGHVLLALADEALYQAKFLGRNQVGVTSGQATKMRASPPAVRSFATPQ is encoded by the coding sequence ATGGCCAAAATTTCAAAACCCTCTTCTGTTGATCGCAAACCCGATGGTGTGTCACCGGCCAGACGGGGATCTCCCGGCGGCCGCGATAGCCTCTTTCTGGAATATTATTGCCTGTATCGCATTGCCGCCACCCTGACTGAAGAGACAGACGTGGATCGCACCGCGCGGGAAGTCAAACGCATCGTGCGGGAATCGTTCCCGGCGCAGCAATTCTGCCTGGCTTTGCTCGATCGCAAACAGCAGGAACTCTACATCAAAAGCCATTTCGGCTTCACCCGGGCGCAGGCGCAGACGGCCCATTTTCCCCTGCAGCGTGACAACATTTTCGGCCTGGTAATGCACCGGCGTCGTCTCATCCATTTGCCCGATCTCAACACGGCCGCCGCCATTGATTACCACCCCGGGCACCGCCACCGCCGGGGCGCTTTTCTCGCCCTGCCCCTGCTGGGGACGACCCACCAGCCGCTGGGCGTGCTCAGTCTTTATCGCAGCAAGCCGGCGAGCTTCGCCACGCGCGAAATCGAATTGCTCCAGAAAATTGCCAACCAAACCGGCCAGGTGATCGAAAAGATTCACGTCTATCACGAAACGCGCGAGCTTTCCATCACTGATGAGCTCACCGGCGCGTTCAACCGCCGCTACTTCAACCAGCGCTACGAAACGGAATTCATGCGCGCTTTGCGGTACAACCGCCCGCTCTCGGTGATCATGCTGGACATCGACCATTTCAAAAAGTTCAATGACACCCACGGCCATCTGCTGGGTGACAAGGTGTTGAAAATGGTCGCGCAGGTGCTCGAAGGAAGCCTGCGCAAAGCCGACCTCCTTGCCCGCTACGGCGGTGAAGAGTTTGTGATTGTGCTGCCGGAAATCAACAAGGAAAAAGGCCGCAAGGTTGCCGAAAAGCTGCGCCGCGCCATTGAACGTACGATTTTTCCCAAGGCGGAAACCCAGCCCCTCGGCCAGATTACCATCTCACTTGGCCTGGCTTCGTTTCCCGAGGACACCGAGGAAGGTCACGTCTTGCTCGCCCTGGCCGACGAAGCGCTGTATCAAGCCAAATTTCTCGGCCGCAATCAGGTGGGCGTCACCTCCGGGCAAGCCACGAAAATGCGCGCCAGTCCGCCCGCGGTGAGGTCCTTTGCCACCCCGCAATGA